A portion of the Corynebacterium faecale genome contains these proteins:
- the mobF gene encoding MobF family relaxase, with protein sequence MLTIGKMHGQSVAYYESTVDEVPGPDGYYSEAGNAPAQAWVKGGDAVEYARLLGVEQGQTISGEQVKNWFNNVTSPKGEKLGRALREDGVPGFDLTFCAPKSVSVLWGLSGRDQVRQAVDEAHGVAVATALDYLETHAAYTRRWDETDTLIVDKTLGLSGVKYEHRTSRAGDPHVHSHVLLANRQLCVDGKARSIDGVSLYHEARAAGMLYQAVLREELTRQLGVEWGEVTNGQADILGLHDPAVLTAFSTRSTEIGQWEAENTLTTNYQLQRVAQKTTRQVKDVDATLSDLETQWNQHQAAGLVARFVADLGTTPESENRKPLPTPEAVLTEVTTERSTFTRADVVEKCAEMIPVGALNVDEIVEFAEATATAALESVALSVTPDRAREVDNTQREGSQRFTTDVVIEEVNKGIDLAVTRTNNAVSAASIVPVEGKLSPAQAEAMTAVVTSNFLASVVVAPAGAGKTSSLKAAREVWEHAGKTVIGLAPTGKAADVMVGEHVAHESSTIARALYGTEDLTPAQVAATLGWNRDTVVVVDEAGMVATPDVVRLLEITRAAQAKIVLVGDPQQYSAVKARSGMLATLAYELPDAVELTEVFRQRDMAEREASTQLRSGDRDSIKRAAHWYMLQGRLDAGSTTAMLDDALAGWKNDTEAGKDSLLVAATGEQVKALNAGTQKIRADRGELNLSEARELSTGQWLHAGDVLLTRKNDYDLLTSVGDVVRNGQRWRVDALHGDGSISATRLDDTQATALIPASYLKESGQLGYASTGHSAQGATVDVARVVAGAGQVDRASVYVPLTRGREGNYLYLTESMPGDTDTGHGGVTPTQRRKGAEYARDLLVAAAARDGADQTPHQVWGTARADWALTRLAASGEFINESPFSGTRMGEVMENREQRRAERFSEFFRLTQTPPKQKRKLAPQPTPPASDKGVATGLLDMLGMSATAQREGETSSPDPVKEAEKVVAVLEEQRRVLAQQRQVIAQQVGQVQGQERQIIQQVEQVTHQITQAQQARDNRGWLAKMIKPNEGVAQIEQWSKQQAGLERDRAQITEQRQSIERDLAQVDQQYRDVHAQYQRAQLYRDGVKVEQLLGRVSKHDLNDVLGRPQSQRSQGISAAQQFGMNRGPHKDHGVER encoded by the coding sequence GTGCTGACGATTGGCAAGATGCATGGTCAGTCCGTGGCCTACTATGAGTCCACCGTGGACGAGGTTCCTGGCCCTGATGGTTATTATTCCGAGGCCGGAAACGCGCCTGCGCAAGCGTGGGTAAAAGGTGGCGATGCGGTTGAGTACGCTCGGCTGTTGGGCGTGGAGCAGGGCCAGACGATCAGTGGTGAACAGGTGAAAAACTGGTTCAATAACGTCACTTCCCCCAAGGGCGAGAAACTGGGGCGGGCCTTACGGGAAGATGGTGTTCCTGGTTTTGATCTGACGTTTTGCGCCCCGAAAAGTGTGTCGGTGTTGTGGGGGTTATCGGGACGTGATCAGGTGCGCCAGGCCGTGGATGAAGCCCACGGCGTGGCGGTGGCCACGGCGTTGGATTATTTAGAAACCCATGCTGCCTACACTCGCCGGTGGGATGAAACAGACACCCTGATTGTGGATAAAACCCTGGGGTTATCGGGTGTGAAATATGAGCACCGGACTTCTCGTGCGGGGGATCCTCATGTTCACTCACATGTTCTATTAGCTAATCGCCAACTCTGTGTGGATGGTAAGGCGCGCTCGATAGATGGGGTGAGCCTGTATCACGAGGCACGGGCTGCTGGGATGTTGTATCAGGCGGTGTTGCGGGAGGAATTAACCCGCCAATTGGGTGTGGAGTGGGGCGAGGTGACTAACGGCCAGGCCGATATTCTGGGGCTTCATGATCCGGCTGTGTTGACGGCTTTTTCTACCCGCAGTACCGAGATCGGTCAGTGGGAAGCGGAGAATACGTTGACCACGAATTATCAGCTCCAGCGGGTAGCGCAGAAAACCACTCGTCAGGTTAAAGATGTTGATGCGACTCTTTCTGATTTGGAAACCCAGTGGAACCAGCATCAGGCAGCTGGGCTGGTCGCGCGGTTTGTCGCCGATCTAGGTACCACCCCAGAATCGGAAAACAGGAAGCCGTTGCCGACCCCGGAGGCGGTGTTAACCGAGGTCACCACGGAGCGGTCGACGTTTACCCGTGCTGATGTGGTGGAAAAATGTGCTGAGATGATCCCCGTGGGTGCCTTGAACGTCGATGAAATCGTAGAGTTTGCCGAGGCTACCGCCACCGCAGCACTGGAATCAGTGGCCTTAAGTGTCACCCCGGATCGTGCCCGCGAGGTCGATAACACCCAGCGGGAAGGTTCCCAGCGGTTTACCACTGATGTGGTGATCGAGGAGGTCAATAAGGGCATTGACCTGGCTGTGACCCGCACCAATAATGCGGTATCTGCTGCATCTATTGTCCCTGTGGAGGGGAAACTCTCGCCTGCCCAGGCTGAGGCCATGACCGCTGTGGTGACCTCTAATTTCTTAGCGTCTGTCGTGGTCGCACCTGCCGGTGCGGGTAAAACCTCGTCGTTGAAGGCGGCACGCGAGGTGTGGGAACACGCCGGTAAAACCGTGATCGGCTTGGCGCCGACGGGTAAAGCTGCGGATGTGATGGTCGGGGAACACGTCGCCCATGAATCCTCCACGATTGCCCGAGCACTGTATGGCACAGAGGATCTCACCCCGGCCCAGGTGGCCGCGACATTGGGGTGGAACCGCGACACTGTGGTGGTCGTGGATGAGGCCGGGATGGTGGCCACCCCAGATGTGGTGCGCCTGTTGGAGATCACCCGTGCGGCCCAGGCCAAGATTGTGCTGGTCGGTGACCCACAGCAGTATTCGGCAGTGAAGGCCAGGTCAGGGATGCTGGCGACTTTGGCGTATGAACTGCCCGATGCGGTGGAGTTGACGGAGGTTTTCCGTCAGCGTGACATGGCTGAGCGCGAGGCCAGCACCCAGTTACGTAGTGGGGATAGGGATTCGATTAAGCGTGCGGCCCACTGGTACATGCTTCAGGGTCGTCTTGATGCCGGTTCCACCACCGCGATGCTTGATGATGCGCTCGCTGGTTGGAAGAACGATACTGAAGCCGGCAAGGACTCTTTGCTGGTTGCTGCCACTGGTGAGCAGGTCAAGGCGTTGAATGCTGGTACCCAGAAGATTCGCGCTGATCGCGGGGAACTTAATCTGTCGGAGGCCCGTGAATTATCGACTGGTCAGTGGTTGCATGCAGGTGATGTGTTGTTGACCAGGAAAAATGATTATGACCTGCTCACTAGCGTGGGTGATGTGGTTCGTAATGGTCAACGCTGGCGGGTCGATGCCTTGCATGGTGATGGTTCGATTAGTGCCACCCGTCTTGATGACACCCAGGCCACAGCCCTGATCCCAGCCTCCTATTTAAAGGAGTCTGGTCAGTTGGGTTATGCCTCTACCGGGCATTCCGCCCAGGGCGCCACGGTGGATGTGGCCCGCGTGGTGGCCGGTGCTGGTCAGGTTGACCGGGCCAGTGTCTATGTTCCACTCACCCGTGGTCGGGAGGGTAACTACCTGTATCTCACTGAATCCATGCCGGGTGATACCGATACCGGTCATGGTGGGGTCACACCGACTCAGCGTCGTAAGGGGGCGGAATATGCCCGTGATCTGCTGGTCGCGGCAGCTGCTCGTGATGGTGCTGATCAGACCCCGCACCAGGTGTGGGGCACAGCGCGCGCTGATTGGGCGTTGACTCGTCTTGCCGCAAGTGGTGAGTTTATTAACGAGTCGCCGTTTAGTGGCACCCGGATGGGTGAAGTCATGGAGAATCGTGAGCAGCGTCGTGCAGAGCGGTTTAGTGAGTTCTTTCGGTTGACGCAGACCCCACCGAAGCAGAAACGGAAACTAGCACCACAACCCACACCACCAGCGTCAGATAAGGGTGTGGCCACCGGATTACTCGACATGTTGGGCATGTCAGCCACTGCTCAGCGCGAGGGAGAGACGTCTTCACCTGACCCGGTGAAGGAAGCAGAGAAGGTAGTGGCTGTGTTGGAGGAGCAACGCCGCGTGCTGGCCCAGCAGCGTCAGGTAATTGCCCAGCAGGTGGGGCAGGTGCAGGGGCAGGAACGCCAGATCATCCAGCAGGTAGAGCAGGTGACACACCAGATCACCCAGGCGCAGCAGGCCCGCGATAACCGCGGGTGGTTGGCCAAGATGATCAAACCGAATGAGGGGGTGGCGCAGATTGAGCAGTGGAGTAAGCAGCAGGCTGGTTTAGAGCGCGATCGTGCCCAGATCACCGAGCAGCGCCAGAGCATTGAACGCGATCTTGCCCAGGTTGATCAGCAGTACCGTGATGTTCATGCGCAGTACCAACGTGCGCAGCTTTATCGTGATGGGGTCAAAGTTGAGCAGCTGTTGGGAAGAGTGTCTAAGCATGATCTGAATGATGTGCTGGGTCGTCCTCAGTCACAGCGAAGCCAGGGAATTAGTGCGGCTCAGCAGTTCGGCATGAACCGTGGCCCCCACAAGGATCACGGTGTGGAACGTTAA